AGCGTAACGATAACATAAAGTTACAATTTTCTTTATACACTAGGTTTTCATGCTCGTTGTGTTATGCGAGGCATCCACAAGGACAACATGAGCTCATTCATTGGTTTGCAGTCTTCCCGGGTCATGTAACGATACGAAACTTCCCACTCCTGACACGCGTGCCTCCTTCTGTTAGCTGCATTGGGCATACTCATTGCCCTTCTTGAGCAACACGCTCAACAGCCAAGGAGGCAACAATGCAGCTTCGAGGGATCGCCGTACTGACAGCCCTGACAGCGATGTTGGTTGGTGGGGGTGCTTCTCCGACACAAGCATCAACGTTCTCCGTAACGGAATCCTATACAGATCCAGTCTATGGCAAATACAGTGGCGGCACGGCGCTGTGGCTTCCGGGAATTGGTAGCGACTATGTGTTTACGACACCTGGGACATTTACTACCAACGGACCCGGAGCAACGTTAACCGGGTCGGTGTGGAGTCAATCCGATCCACAAGAGGGTTTCGCATTGAACATTCAATTCTCTGGGCTCGTACAGCCTGGTGACCCAGGATACGCACCACCAGATAGCCCAAAACGAGAACTCACGCGCAGAGCGTACAGTGAGAAGGGAGGGCCGGTCAAAGTCAACGAGTGGGTCTACTACACTGTCTTTACCGGAACACTCACAGGACTAGGAAACTATGCAGGATTTGAAATCGATCTGGTACGCGTGGGACCCGCATTCCAGATGGGCTATGGTGCTAACGGAAAAAATCTTAACTTCGGCGGCTCTGGCTGGTTTCAAGTCACTGCCAGTCGCGCGCCTCAAGGCCAATCTCCTTTACAATTAACTCCTGGCGGTCATGGGGATTTCAACCTCGACTTTGAGAACAGGATCATTGTCGTCGACCCACCTATCAACATCGTTCCTGAACCCGGGTCCCTTGTCTTATTCGCTACTGGCGTCGTTGGGCTTGTCGCGCTGCGTCGACACAAACGGCGAGAAATGCACTAAAGAAGGGAGACGTCGCAGCTCAAGAAGGGGCTGAGCAAAAAATCACTGCAAGTGAAACGATCGCCCAACAAGAAAGACATGTCGGGAACGTCGCAGCGTAACGAGGACGCTACATCAAACCGCAGAAGATTGGCACAGCAACGTTGTCACCC
This genomic interval from Deltaproteobacteria bacterium contains the following:
- a CDS encoding PEP-CTERM sorting domain-containing protein — encoded protein: MQLRGIAVLTALTAMLVGGGASPTQASTFSVTESYTDPVYGKYSGGTALWLPGIGSDYVFTTPGTFTTNGPGATLTGSVWSQSDPQEGFALNIQFSGLVQPGDPGYAPPDSPKRELTRRAYSEKGGPVKVNEWVYYTVFTGTLTGLGNYAGFEIDLVRVGPAFQMGYGANGKNLNFGGSGWFQVTASRAPQGQSPLQLTPGGHGDFNLDFENRIIVVDPPINIVPEPGSLVLFATGVVGLVALRRHKRREMH